A genome region from Pseudomonas helmanticensis includes the following:
- a CDS encoding alpha/beta family hydrolase, with product MDKQHKASIDGDQWAQCVRDHGWLWDAASGEVSATLILAHGAGAPMDSEWMNDMARRLAGLGVNVLRFEFAYMAQRRVDGVKRPPNPAGKLQEYWREVYAEVRRHVTGGLAIGGKSMGGRMASLLADELGADALVCLGYPFYAVGKPEKPRVEHLAGLKTRTLIVQGERDALGNREAVEAYTLSPSIEVAWLAAGDHDLKPLKVSGFTHEQHLASAAQKVAEFLSN from the coding sequence CAAGGCCAGTATTGACGGGGATCAATGGGCGCAGTGCGTGCGTGATCATGGGTGGCTTTGGGATGCCGCGTCGGGTGAGGTTTCGGCGACGTTGATCCTTGCTCATGGTGCCGGTGCGCCGATGGATAGCGAGTGGATGAACGATATGGCTCGGCGCCTTGCCGGGCTTGGGGTGAACGTGTTGCGGTTTGAGTTTGCGTATATGGCGCAGCGGCGGGTGGATGGGGTGAAGCGGCCGCCGAATCCTGCGGGGAAATTGCAGGAGTATTGGCGTGAGGTGTATGCCGAGGTGCGGCGTCATGTCACTGGGGGGCTGGCCATTGGCGGGAAGTCGATGGGTGGGCGGATGGCGAGTCTTTTGGCTGACGAATTGGGCGCTGATGCGTTGGTGTGTTTGGGTTATCCGTTTTATGCGGTGGGTAAACCGGAGAAGCCGCGGGTTGAGCATTTGGCTGGTTTGAAGACGCGGACATTGATTGTGCAGGGGGAGCGGGATGCGTTGGGCAATCGTGAGGCGGTTGAGGCTTACACCTTGTCACCGAGTATTGAGGTGGCGTGGTTAGCGGCCGGTGATCATGACCTGAAGCCATTGAAGGTTTCAGGGTTTACCCATGAACAGCATTTGGCCAGCGCCGCGCAGAAAGTAGCCGAGTTTCTCAGCAACTGA
- a CDS encoding DUF6124 family protein, translating into MFKATPNPPDADPIPYDPTLEPQKIKEATDRAINFYLNPGSLKLSIPSRKTSKIFLIDPAVDEETLLVEACESLAAASDMARDIGDVVDNTQRRAMLMLHQVIMLSELMVNRVLDSRRLPSKLAAVPL; encoded by the coding sequence ATGTTCAAAGCCACACCGAATCCCCCGGATGCCGATCCGATCCCGTACGACCCAACCCTCGAACCTCAAAAGATAAAAGAAGCGACTGACCGCGCCATCAACTTCTATCTCAACCCCGGCTCACTGAAGCTCTCAATCCCTTCCCGCAAGACCAGCAAGATCTTCCTCATCGACCCCGCCGTGGACGAGGAAACACTGCTCGTAGAAGCCTGCGAATCGTTAGCCGCTGCCAGCGACATGGCCCGTGATATCGGCGATGTCGTCGACAACACACAACGCCGGGCCATGCTGATGCTGCATCAGGTGATCATGCTGAGTGAGCTGATGGTCAATCGAGTCCTGGACAGCCGCCGCTTGCCTAGCAAACTCGCCGCAGTCCCCCTGTAG